In a single window of the Aridibaculum aurantiacum genome:
- a CDS encoding ABC transporter ATP-binding protein, translated as MTIKLTNAGKRFNRDWIFKQLSTEIFPGNTVAITGANGSGKSTLLQVISGNMAINEGKVEWQVDEKLVDEEKVHQHLSIAAPYLEVIEEMTATEFLQFHHQFKKLIPGISIEEILQIIGLQQAAHKQIRYYSSGMKQRVKLAQAFFSDVPLLLLDEPCTNLDATGIALYHKLVEDYTKGKTVIVSSNDEVEYAFCKRTLSIMDYK; from the coding sequence ATGACTATTAAGCTTACCAATGCAGGTAAACGCTTCAACCGCGATTGGATTTTCAAACAACTTTCCACTGAGATTTTCCCTGGTAATACCGTAGCCATTACAGGTGCTAATGGTAGTGGCAAAAGCACTTTGCTGCAAGTGATCAGTGGCAACATGGCCATTAATGAAGGCAAGGTAGAATGGCAGGTGGATGAAAAGCTGGTGGATGAAGAAAAAGTGCATCAACACTTATCTATTGCTGCTCCCTACCTGGAGGTTATTGAAGAAATGACTGCTACTGAATTTCTCCAGTTTCACCACCAGTTTAAGAAATTGATCCCCGGCATTTCCATTGAAGAAATTTTACAGATTATAGGCTTGCAACAAGCAGCACATAAGCAGATCCGCTACTATAGCAGTGGTATGAAGCAAAGGGTAAAACTAGCACAGGCTTTCTTTTCCGATGTTCCTTTATTGCTGCTCGATGAGCCATGCACCAACCTGGATGCTACAGGCATAGCACTGTATCATAAACTGGTAGAAGATTATACAAAAGGAAAAACAGTAATAGTAAGCAGTAATGATGAAGTAGAATATGCTTTCTGCAAGAGGACACTTTCTATAATGGATTACAAATAG